The sequence below is a genomic window from Sparus aurata chromosome 6, fSpaAur1.1, whole genome shotgun sequence.
GGACTTCAGCAGGTACCATCTTCTAGTCTTCTCCAGAGGGTGCCTCCTCTTCCGagccgtcttcctcctcttcatcttcctcttcctcatctcctcctgcgGCCTCCTTTGTCGTCTTGGGAGCAGGGGAGGACTCTTTCttctcagcctcctcctcctcttcctctaggGGACTCTCGgggtcctcctcttcctcctctttgggtgaacttttctcAACAGCCTTGGTGCTCGGGCGCCCCTTCCCCTTTCCTTTCATTGGGCTGGGGGTCACTGAAGGAAAAAAGCACATCagttggtgatgatgatgatgatacaatCTCAGAGGGCAATGGATAATATTTTGGGGCTCCCAGTGTCACCAGCATATATCCAGAAAACCATTTCACTCTAACGTCTAACAACTAACTGCATAATTTTATAGTTTTACTGCAATTTCTAACTTCAAATTCATATCTAAGAGAATTGTATGATTACATAACGCTTTTTTCAGTCCGTTTCCACCTTTTCATCCATTTTATTATGTTAAGAAATAGAATCTCTCACCTGTGGCCTTTAGTCGAGGTTTGGggctcttcttctccttcttgtcTGGCCTTCCCCGTCGAATCACCTTCTTGCCTCTTTTCTTGGAGTGACCATAgtcactgtcatcatcatcctccacCATGAAGTCCTCATCGCTGCCAGACTCATCAGCTGCACACAGAAATGAGCCACATAAGAATCTCTAAGAACTGCAGCACTGCGAGTATAACTTAAATGTACACAGTTTACAAACAGGAAGACTGGAATTCCAGCTCCACGTCGAATGAAGAGCagtttcaaataaaaacaggaattttttcagtccatctttccatccatccatcataaCCACCCATCTTTTGTAGGGTCGTAGGGCACGGCAAACAGAGCTGTATTTCCAATTGAATGTAAATAGCAATGTCACAAAGCTGTGGCTGTAGGAACTTTCTAACAGCTCACCAGAACATTTTATCAAGACCTGTGATGATAATAACCTCCTTTTCCCTCAGATTGTTTACTTTGAAGGATTTTCAGGGCCCTAAAGAGGTCAAATATGCAGTATTTTACAAGAAAAATAGACTCAACTGAATATTGTGAAGCAGTACTCTAAAGCATCTTCTAAACTGACAAGCACTCAAGGCCTTTAGTTCATTTTCTTTAGCAATCTGCAAACATCAGCTCCATGTAGTAAACAGTGTTGTCATGgttcatacacaaacacataagaTATTTCCTGCGAGTCTGAAGGGCATCAGCTTGTTAATGGCTTGTGTGTAGCATTTGGTGAAGGCATGTTTTACAGTGCCATTGTACATACGGTCCATATAGGGTTCCTCTTGGTCTTCGTGCTCTTCATCCTCGCTTCCCCCGTCGCCCAGCAGGATCTCCCTCTGTTTGGACACGGCCTTGGAGGCCGCCTGGCGCACTGTACGCTTTCGACTCACTTCCctgtcatcatcactgtcatctACGCAAAGGACAAACACAGGTACACAATGATTCACAATAtaacaggtaaaaaaaactaattaccacagagtgagacatctcaacGTTCTTTCTTTGGAGCCTCCTATACCACCTTAAgtgaaaaatgttataattcATAACTAGCTGGATTCTTTCTGGATCAGTTCAAGCTTGTGAGAGTTGGTCAGGTGTGCTTGTCTGGCTGTTTCAGAACAAAAGAAAGTTAATACACCCCCTGAAATGATTATTTCCTTGGTAATCAATCTGTTAAAATTAGCCAACACCTGCAAACTTATACTAAATTTGCATGATAGCAAATCAGTAATCAtaaagctggaaccagcaaatataTTTGGCTGATgttattgtatattttgtttgagaaatgtctttaaaaacagaTCGATAGTCAAACTGGTTGCAGatcaattttctgtttttgctaCCTCCCAAATCAAACTTTCTAGAAGGGATTTTCACTGCTTTCATGTAATCCAAACTACACGCGAAACACTGCAAACATCCTGCTCTCTGCTCAGTAAAGCCAGACCTATAGTGAAGTTTTGAACAGCATGTTTTGCACAATATATGATATATAGCATAAATCTAGATTTGGAAAAACAACGTTTTCCTTTAGCTCTTATAGCTGGG
It includes:
- the nucks1a gene encoding nuclear ubiquitous casein and cyclin-dependent kinase substrate 1a isoform X2; translated protein: MSRPVRNRKVVNYSQFNESDDADEEYGDSKPKKVRTAPREPKHKRSKNSQDDSEESDEKLTKSKNDSADFGSDEEDNDFGEEEDEDGGSDYEEKRGKKAKKAKPEKPAKRGPKRKRAADDSDDDREVSRKRTVRQAASKAVSKQREILLGDGGSEDEEHEDQEEPYMDPDESGSDEDFMVEDDDDSDYGHSKKRGKKVIRRGRPDKKEKKSPKPRLKATVTPSPMKGKGKGRPSTKAVEKSSPKEEEEEDPESPLEEEEEEAEKKESSPAPKTTKEAAGGDEEEEDEEEEDGSEEEAPSGED
- the nucks1a gene encoding nuclear ubiquitous casein and cyclin-dependent kinase substrate 1a isoform X1, producing the protein MSRPVRNRKVVNYSQFNESDDADEEYGDSKPKKVRTAPREPKHKRSKNSQDDSEESDEKLTKSKNDSAEDFGSDEEDNDFGEEEDEDGGSDYEEKRGKKAKKAKPEKPAKRGPKRKRAADDSDDDREVSRKRTVRQAASKAVSKQREILLGDGGSEDEEHEDQEEPYMDPDESGSDEDFMVEDDDDSDYGHSKKRGKKVIRRGRPDKKEKKSPKPRLKATVTPSPMKGKGKGRPSTKAVEKSSPKEEEEEDPESPLEEEEEEAEKKESSPAPKTTKEAAGGDEEEEDEEEEDGSEEEAPSGED